Within the Streptomyces sp. R41 genome, the region CCGAGCGGGTGGGCCACATCCAGTACGCCGGCGCCCCGGGCGCGGTCGCGAACAGCTACATCGTGACCCTCGACGCGCACGCCGCGAAGGCGACGTCGGCCAAGGGCAAGGCCCTGGCCAAGGAGTACGGCGCCACGATCGAGCGTACGTACAAGAAGGCCCTGAACGGCTACGCGATCGAGGCCACCGCGGCGGAGGCGAAGCGGTTCGCCGCCGACCCCGCCGTCACCTCCGTCGTGCAGAACCGCACCTTCCACATCGACGCGACCCAGACCAACCCGCCCTCCTGGGGCCTGGACCGCATCGACCAGAAGAACCTGCCGCTGGACAGCAAGTACACCTACCCGGACTCGGCCGGGCAGGGCGTGACCGCGTACATCGTCGACACCGGCGTACGCATCACGCACAGCGACTTCGGCGGCCGGGCCTCGTACGGCTACGACGCCGTCGACAACGACAACACCGCGCAGGACGGCAACGGCCACGGCACGCACGTGGCGGGCACGGTGGCCGGCAACGCGTACGGCGTCGCCAAGAAGGCCAAGATCGTCGCCGTCCGTGTGCTCAACAACTCCGGCTCGGGCACGACCGCCCAGGTCGTCGCGGGCATCGACTGGGTGACCCAGAACCACAGCGGGCCGTCCGTCGCCAACATGTCGCTCGGCGGCGGCGCGGACAGCGCCCTCGACACGGCCGTCCGCAACGCGATCGCCTCCGGCGTCACCTTCGCGGTCGCGGCGGGCAACGACAACGCGAACGCCTCCAACTACTCGCCCGCCCGCGTCGGCGAGGCCATCACGGTCGGCGCGACCACATCGACCGACGCCCGCGCCAGCTACTCCAACTACGGCTCCATCCTGGACATCTTCGCTCCGGGCTCCTCGATCACGTCCTCGTGGAACACCAGCGACACGGCGACGAACACGATCTCCGGTACGTCGATGGCGACGCCGCACGTGACCGGCGCGGCGGCCGTCTATCTGGCCGACCACCCCGGCTCCACCCCCGCACAGGTCGCCTCCGGCCTGGTCGCCGCCGCCTCCACCGGTGTCGTCACCAGCCCCGGCACCGGCTCGCCCAACCGTCTGCTCCAGGTCGGCGCCGGTACGGTGACCCCGCCCGGACCGCGCTTCGAGAACACCGCGGACTACGCGATCAACGACAACTCCACGGTCGAGTCGCCGATCACCGTCAGCGGTGTTCCCGGGAACGCGCCGTCGTCACTGAGTGTGCCTGTGAACATCGTTCACACGTACATCGGTGATCTGCAGGTGCAACTGATAGCCCCCGACGGTTCGGCGTACACGCTGAAGTCGTACGGCACCGGCGGAAGCTCCGACAACATCAACACCACGTACACCGTGAACGCCTCCTCCGAGGTCGCAGGCGGCACATGGAAGCTGCGCGTGAGCGACAACGCGGCGCTCGACACCGGGAAGATCGACTCCTGGGCGCTGCAGTTCTGACCGACGGTCGGTGACCGACGGTCGGTGACCGACGGTCAATTGCTCTCCTGGCCCTCGCGGTACGGCTTCGGGTCCGTGACCCAGCCGGCCGCGAGGACCAGGCGTGAGGGCCGGTGCACGGCGAGGAAGCCGAAGGGGCGGTCGAAGGTGGCGCGGATCGTGGTGGTCACATAGCGCCGTTCGGGTGCCGACGTGAGGCTCACTCCGACGGACGTCACCGCCACGGCCTCGAAACCCAGGGCGCCGAACCTCGCCATGGCGGACTGCTGGGCGGACTCGACGAACAGAGGCGGGTACTCGCAGATGCCGGGAAAGTGCCCCTGACGTGAATCGCTCGCCGCGGTGAGGCCGAACAGCCCGCTCTGCGTCAGCAGATCGTGCTCCGCCCTGACCTCGTACGCCGCCGTCATCACCCGCAAGGTCGTCGGCCGGGGCCGTACACAGCGCTCCTTCTCCACCCGCACACCGGGTCCCACGTCGCCGTACGGGAGTTGAGGACCGGGCACGACCTCATGTGTACCGCCGAGGATGTCCACGCCCGCGCCCAGCACCTGCCCGGGGCCCATCCGTTCCTCGCCGAGCAGGAGATGCACGTCGATGCCGGTCGAGCCGAGGACCTTCAGCTCGGTGACCGGCCCGTCCGGCGTGTCCGCCACGCCGATCCGGTCCAGCAGGACGCTCCTGCGGCGCAGCCCCAGCAGCGCACGCCCCTGCCACGGTCCCGCCTTCGGCCGGAAGTAGCGCTCCTCGAAAGGGCGCAGCCACTTCGTGCGCAGGGCCAGCGCGCTCGCCAGGACCAGCACGGTGCAGTCGGTCAGTTCGACCGGCATGTGGTCGATGAGACCCCCGGTCCGCTCCGTGGCCCACGCGTCGAGCGTCGCGCGGTCCGCCGGGTGATCGCCGCTGAGTTCACCGCGCGTGCCTGCGGGCAGTCCCGCCTCCCACTCCTCCCGCACCTTCAGCCGCCGGTCGGTCCACAGCCCGAGGGCCGAGTCGAGCCCCCGTATCGCGCCGAGCGTGGCCATGAACTCCCTTGCGCGGTACGCCGCTTCCTGCGCCGGGAACCCCACCACCTCCGCCAGCTCCGTGCGCGCCGCGCCGTCGGCCCCGTCCGCCAGGAAGCCGAGCAGAGGCCACACTCCGGCCGCCGAGAAGAGCGTGCCGTCCGACACCACTCCCGCCCAACGGGCCGTCAGGCCGTTGACCGTCCGAATCGTCGCGTTGGTGACCTCCATTACGCCCCCGCCCGTGTCGCGCTTACGATGCGCGCAGCCATTCGGCAGCCGTACGTAGGTTCCACCTCGCCTGGACTAGGAGCAAGGTACTCGTGGCAATACCCCCGCCGCCCGGGCCACAGCCCGAGGGCCAGTACCCGCCTCCAGGGTTGCCGCCGGGCGCGTCCCCCTACCCGAACACCCCCTATCCGGGGCCGTACCAGCCCTGGGGCCAGGGCTACTCCCCGTACAACCGCCCCGCACCCGTCAACGGCCTCGCGATCTCCGCGCTCGTGCTCGGCATCCTCTGCTTCCTGCCCGCCGTCGGGCTGGTGCTCGGGATCGTCGCGCTCGCGCAGATCAAGAAGCGGGGCGAGCGGGGCAAGGGGATGGCGGTGGGCGGCATGGTCATGTCGTCGATCGGCGTCGTGCTGCTCACGGTCGCGGTCGCCACGGGCGGCGTGGGCGACTTCTGGGACGGCTTCAAGGACGCGGCGAACGACTCGGGCGGCGCCGCCTTCTCGCTCAAGAAGGGCGAGTGCTTCGACGCGCCGGGCGGCGCCCTGGAGGGGATGGCGTACGACGTCGACAAGGTGCCGTGCGCGGGTGAACACGACGCCGAGGTGTTCGCGGACTTCAGGATGAGCGGCGGCGCCTACCCGGGGGACGGCGCGATCACCGACTCCGCCGACGAGAAGTGCTACGCCCTGAAGGACGCGTACGCGATGGATGCCTGGGCCGTCCCGGACAACGTTGACGTGTACTACTTCACGCCGACGCGGCAGAGCTGGCGCCTCGGCGACCGCGAGATCACCTGCATGTTCGGGAACACCGACGAGAAGGGCAGCCTGACGGGGTCGCTGCGCAAGGACGCGACGACGCTCGACGCGGATCAACTCGCCTATCTGCTGGCCGCGCAGGGCATCAACGCGGCGATGGACGCGGCGCCCGACGAGGAGTACGTCGAGGACGACCTGCCCGGCCACAAGAAGTGGGCGACCAAGGTCTCGGAGGCGCTCACGACGCAGGCGGACACTCTGCGCGGTCACGGGTTCGCGCCCGCGGTCCGCAAGCCGGTCGACGCCCTGGTCAAGGACATGGAGCTCTCCCAGAAGGAGTGGGCGAAGGCGGCGGCCGCGCAGGACGCGGACACCTTCTACACCCACTACGAGAAGGGCATGAAGCTCATCGACCCCAAGAAGACGGTCACCACACGCAAGGCTCTGGGCCTCGCCACCACCCCGCCGCCGTCCGACGAGAACGGTGACGGCCAGGACGGCGAAGGAAGCGGCACCGGCATGGAGGTGTGACGGCGGCTATACCGGGGAGAAAGTGCCTGCGTAAAGCCCTCGAGGACCACAAGTCATCACATCGAGTGATTCTCTGGCCTTTGCTTGCATGGCACAACCCACGGTTGCCACCCTGTTGCTGTCTGTACAATCTGATGGGAGCGGCCAGTGACTTTCGGTGAGCAGCCGGCGTACCTGCGCGTCGCGGGTGATCTCCGCAAGAAGATCGTCGACGGTTCGCTGCCACCGCACACCCGGCTCCCGTCACAGGCCAGGATCCGCCAGGAGTACGGCGTCTCGGACACGGTCGCCCTGGAGGCGCGCAAGGTGCTGATGGCCGAGGGGCTGGTCGAGGGCCGCTCCGGGTCGGGCACGTATGTGCGCGAGCGGCCGGTGCCGCGCCGGGTCGCCCGCTCCGGGTACCGGCCGGACAGCGGTGCGACCCCGTTCCGCCAGGAGCAGGCCGACATCTCCGCGCGCGGCACGTGGGAGTCCCACAGCCGGCAGGTCGAGGCGAGCGGTGCGATCGCCGAGCGCCTGTCCGTCCAGCCCGGCGACCGCGTGATGTGCACGAAGTACGTCTACCGGGACGGCGGCGAGGCGATGATGCTCTCCACATCCTGGGAGCCCCTCGCCGTCACCGGCCGTACGCCGGTGATGCTCCCCGAGGAGGGCCCGCTCGGCGGTATGGGCGTCGTCGAGCGCATGGCCGCCATCGACGTGATCGTGGACAACGTCACGGAGGAGGTGGGAGCGCGCCCAGGCCTCGCCGAGGAACTCCTCGCGCTCGGCGGCGTACCCGGCCATGTCGTCCTCGTCATCCAGCGGACCTTCTACGCCTCGGGTCGCCCGGTCGAGACGGCCGACGTCGTCGTACCGGCGGACCGGTACCGGATCGCGTATCACCTGCCCGTGAAGTAACCGCGTATCACCTGCCCGTGAGTAACCGGTATCACCAGCCCGCGGAGTAACCACGTATCACTGCCCGTGAGGCAATCGGTGTCGCATGCCGGTGAACTGGCCGACGCCATCCATGGACCGACCCCCGACGTCCGCCAAGTGGACCGCGCGTGAAGCCCGGTTGGAATCTGGCCTTTCTCAAGAGCCCTGCCCGCGCGGGACTTCGCGCTGCTCGGGGGCGCACGGAGGGCGGTCGACAGCGCGTTCGATGGCGTGCGCCCCCTCCCGTCCTGGCTGGTTGCGCACCTACGGCGTACCTCGTGCGTACCTCTTTGTGAAAAGCCGTATTCGCTGCGTGAAGGTAAGGCGTAGGCTCGGGCATATGCGGATTGCGGTTTCCTTAGAGGGCGGGGCACGGCGGGGGCCCGGGGCGGGAAGTGGAGGGGCTCGATGAACGACGGCACGATCACTCTTCCCTGGCTCGTCATACGGCAGGACGACAACGGCAACCGCTACCGCGTGGGCAGGTACGCGACCCGGGCCGAGGCCCAGAAGATCGCGGACAGCCTCGACGACCGCGGGCACAAGCAGCTCTACTGGGTCGAGCGGATCGGGCAGAACGGATCCAAGTGATCGCGCTCGCCCGCGCAGTGATCCCCTTGTCGCCGACAGGTGATCCACGCCGCCGGAGCCCCGCGTCGCTCCCGTAGGCTCCGGCGCATGACGGAACGGATCGTGGTGGTCGGAGCCGCCCTGCTGAGCGGCGGGCGTCTGCTCGCCGCCCGCCGCAGCGCGCCTCCCGAACTGGCCGGGCGCTGGGAGTTGCCGGGCGGCAAGGTCGAACCGGGCGAGACTCCCGAGCACGCTCTCGTACGGGAACTGCGTGAGGAACTCGGCGTCGAGGCGGAGCCGCTGGAGCGGGTCCCCGGCGAGTGGCTCCTGAAGCCGGGGTACGTCCTACGGGTGTGGACCGCACGGCTGCTCCCCGGCTCCGCCGAACCCCGACCCCTGGAGGACCACGACGAACTGCGCTGGCTGACCCCCGGCGAGATCTGGGACGTGGACTGGCTGGACGCGGACGTACCGGCGGTGAAGGGTGCGCTGCTGAGGCTGGACGCGGGGGCGTAG harbors:
- a CDS encoding SPOR domain-containing protein translates to MNDGTITLPWLVIRQDDNGNRYRVGRYATRAEAQKIADSLDDRGHKQLYWVERIGQNGSK
- a CDS encoding S8 family serine peptidase, which translates into the protein MAEMRHVRPAGHARRRLAWAGSAALVLGIVSALPASAASERVGHIQYAGAPGAVANSYIVTLDAHAAKATSAKGKALAKEYGATIERTYKKALNGYAIEATAAEAKRFAADPAVTSVVQNRTFHIDATQTNPPSWGLDRIDQKNLPLDSKYTYPDSAGQGVTAYIVDTGVRITHSDFGGRASYGYDAVDNDNTAQDGNGHGTHVAGTVAGNAYGVAKKAKIVAVRVLNNSGSGTTAQVVAGIDWVTQNHSGPSVANMSLGGGADSALDTAVRNAIASGVTFAVAAGNDNANASNYSPARVGEAITVGATTSTDARASYSNYGSILDIFAPGSSITSSWNTSDTATNTISGTSMATPHVTGAAAVYLADHPGSTPAQVASGLVAAASTGVVTSPGTGSPNRLLQVGAGTVTPPGPRFENTADYAINDNSTVESPITVSGVPGNAPSSLSVPVNIVHTYIGDLQVQLIAPDGSAYTLKSYGTGGSSDNINTTYTVNASSEVAGGTWKLRVSDNAALDTGKIDSWALQF
- a CDS encoding DUF4190 domain-containing protein; amino-acid sequence: MAIPPPPGPQPEGQYPPPGLPPGASPYPNTPYPGPYQPWGQGYSPYNRPAPVNGLAISALVLGILCFLPAVGLVLGIVALAQIKKRGERGKGMAVGGMVMSSIGVVLLTVAVATGGVGDFWDGFKDAANDSGGAAFSLKKGECFDAPGGALEGMAYDVDKVPCAGEHDAEVFADFRMSGGAYPGDGAITDSADEKCYALKDAYAMDAWAVPDNVDVYYFTPTRQSWRLGDREITCMFGNTDEKGSLTGSLRKDATTLDADQLAYLLAAQGINAAMDAAPDEEYVEDDLPGHKKWATKVSEALTTQADTLRGHGFAPAVRKPVDALVKDMELSQKEWAKAAAAQDADTFYTHYEKGMKLIDPKKTVTTRKALGLATTPPPSDENGDGQDGEGSGTGMEV
- a CDS encoding GntR family transcriptional regulator; the encoded protein is MTFGEQPAYLRVAGDLRKKIVDGSLPPHTRLPSQARIRQEYGVSDTVALEARKVLMAEGLVEGRSGSGTYVRERPVPRRVARSGYRPDSGATPFRQEQADISARGTWESHSRQVEASGAIAERLSVQPGDRVMCTKYVYRDGGEAMMLSTSWEPLAVTGRTPVMLPEEGPLGGMGVVERMAAIDVIVDNVTEEVGARPGLAEELLALGGVPGHVVLVIQRTFYASGRPVETADVVVPADRYRIAYHLPVK
- a CDS encoding (deoxy)nucleoside triphosphate pyrophosphohydrolase; translation: MTERIVVVGAALLSGGRLLAARRSAPPELAGRWELPGGKVEPGETPEHALVRELREELGVEAEPLERVPGEWLLKPGYVLRVWTARLLPGSAEPRPLEDHDELRWLTPGEIWDVDWLDADVPAVKGALLRLDAGA
- a CDS encoding serpin family protein, with the protein product MEVTNATIRTVNGLTARWAGVVSDGTLFSAAGVWPLLGFLADGADGAARTELAEVVGFPAQEAAYRAREFMATLGAIRGLDSALGLWTDRRLKVREEWEAGLPAGTRGELSGDHPADRATLDAWATERTGGLIDHMPVELTDCTVLVLASALALRTKWLRPFEERYFRPKAGPWQGRALLGLRRRSVLLDRIGVADTPDGPVTELKVLGSTGIDVHLLLGEERMGPGQVLGAGVDILGGTHEVVPGPQLPYGDVGPGVRVEKERCVRPRPTTLRVMTAAYEVRAEHDLLTQSGLFGLTAASDSRQGHFPGICEYPPLFVESAQQSAMARFGALGFEAVAVTSVGVSLTSAPERRYVTTTIRATFDRPFGFLAVHRPSRLVLAAGWVTDPKPYREGQESN